In Capricornis sumatraensis isolate serow.1 chromosome 6, serow.2, whole genome shotgun sequence, the genomic window TAGAAGTTGTAACTTTCCCTCTTTGGAGTTCAATTATTAGAACTTGCAGCAAAAAGAGACTCTTGGAGGTTGTAGAAAGTGTGACCTTTATCAGGTTGTACGGTCATTTTTCAGAGTTTCAAGTGACTGCCGGATGGACCTGGCTGTGAGCAGCATGTCAAGAGCGCGTGTCCCTTTGTTCCAGGTCTCTCAGGCGGCTGCAGAGCTTCAACAATATTGCATGCAGAATGCCTGCAAGGATGCCCTGCTGGTGGGTGTTCCAGCTGGAAGCAATCCCTTTCGGGAGCCCAGATCCTGTGCTTTACTCTGAAGACTGGTGAGTAATGATACCCCAGGCCATCTTGGggccatgggattatcctggggCTTCCCAAAGGACTTGGGCAACTGAGTTTTACATTTCTACTTTTCTTGAGGGAATTAAAATAAATCCAAGCAAAATGCACAACTTTACCTGAAGGGTGACTCTAATCTGCCTGCTTGTGGAATACATCTAATTAGGAGAGCCTCAGTCCTCTTGTAGTAACTCACCAGATGATAATATCCTTATGTACTTGAGCTTTTGAACTGACTTGGCCAATAGTAACTTCTTGTCCTTAATACCGTCTTCTCTGTCCTTACACCATCCTGGAGTTGTGATGTTGCTTGGTGCTGTCAACTGACTCGTTACTCTTGGGACTAAGGACTGCAAAGGAGACTCGTTCCTGCCACCAGCTGTGGTTTCTTTCCTAAGGGTTTCAGAatgtatttctgtgtattaatggAGGAACAAATGTAATAACTGGGGAAAATGTAAGTAGGGTTGAAAGAGCCTTAAAAATGTATTCTTGAAATGAAAACACCTCTTTAAAGGGTAGCCTACATTTCCTGGGTTCTAATGTgttgtattggagtttcagctttagcatcagtccttccaaagaacacctaggactgatctcctttaggatggactggttggatctccttgcagtccaagggactctcaagagtcttctccaacaccacagttcaaaagcatcagttctttggcgctgagctttcttcacagtcgaactctcacatccatacatgaccacaggaaaaaccatagccttgactagacagaccttagtcgccaaagtaatatctctgctttttaatatgctatctaggttgctcataactttccttccaaggggtaagcgtcttttaatttcatggctacaatcactatctgcaatgattttggagcccaaaaaaatgaagtctgacactgattccccatctatttcccatgaagtgatgggaccaggtgccatgatcttcgttttctgaatgttggcttTAAgacaacgttttcactctccactttcactttcatcaagaggctttttagttcctcttcactttctgccataagggtggtgtcatctgcatatctgaggttattgatatatctcccagcaatcttgatcccagcttgtgcttcttccagcccagagtttttcatgatgtactctgcatataagttaaataagcagagtgacaatatacagccttgacatactccttttcctatttggaaccagtgtgttgttccatgtccagttctacctgttgcttcctgacctgcatacaggtttctcaagaggtaggtcaggtgtctggtatttccatctcttcaagaattttccacagtttattgtgatccacacagtcaaaggctttggcatagtcaagcagaaagagatgtttttctggaactctcttgctttttccatgatccagcggatgttgacaatttgatctctggctcctctgccttttctaaaaccagcttgaacatctggaagttcacggttcacgtattgctgaagcctggcttggagaattttgagcattactttactagcgtgtgagatgagagcaattgtgcggtagtttgagcattcttttggattgcctttctttgggattggaatgaaaactgactttttccagtcctgtggccactgctgagttttccaaatttgctggcatattgagtgcagtactttcacagcatcatctttcaggatttgaaacagctccactggagttccatcacctccactagctttgttcatagtgatgctttctaaggcccacttgacttcacattccaggatgtctggctccaggtgagtgatcacatcattgtgattatccgggtcatgaagatcttttttgtacagttcttctgtgtattcttgccacctcttcttaatatcttctgcttctgttaagtccataccatttctgtcctttatcgagcccatctttgcatgaaatattctctcggtatctctaattttcttgaagaaatctctagtctttcccattctgttgttttcctctatttctttgcattgatcgctgaggaaggctgaaactctagtactctggccacctcatgcaaagagttgactcattggaaaagactgatgctgggagggattgggggcaggaggagaaggggacgacagaggatgaggtggttggatggcatcaccgacttgatggacattagtttgagtgaactccgggagatggtgatggacagggaggcctggcatgctgcaattaatggggtcagacacgactgagcgagtgaactgaactgaatgtgttgtATGGGGTCTCAAgtcatattttcacttttttttttttaagaggtcagggcataaattattattattcttttgtgGCCAGTATATTTCAAGTTACATATTCTCAGGAGTGTTTATGGGTtctccaggtggcgcagtggtaaagaatccgactgccaatgcaggagatgcagtttcgatccctgatctgggaagaccccctggagtaggaaatggcaattgctccagcattcttgcccggaaaattccatgaacagac contains:
- the GNG10 gene encoding guanine nucleotide-binding protein G(I)/G(S)/G(O) subunit gamma-10, giving the protein MSSGASVSALQRLVEQLKLEAGVERIKVSQAAAELQQYCMQNACKDALLVGVPAGSNPFREPRSCALL